The Petrocella atlantisensis genome has a window encoding:
- a CDS encoding cyclic nucleotide-binding domain-containing protein has product MKEIVSEQRLEAYFKAYGLKDIFKENIYERCRIFEYAKGEMICENGNKISHLFLLVEGEAKVFTTLGNGKIYLLRIENPLSVYGDLETLMQHEYSANVEALNKCICIGIPMAYIRSAYLDYAPFLKFLCMSLANRLDKISQMSTSNVLLPLKNKLASYLLAHKEVETNNINVKSSFVDIAEQLGTTYRHLNRTINEMCLEGLIDKRGKIMEITRIEDLRALAGHTYRY; this is encoded by the coding sequence TTGAAGGAAATAGTATCGGAACAGAGATTAGAAGCTTATTTCAAAGCTTATGGATTAAAAGATATTTTCAAAGAGAACATTTATGAGCGTTGTCGTATTTTTGAATATGCAAAAGGCGAAATGATTTGTGAAAATGGGAATAAGATTAGCCATTTGTTTTTACTTGTGGAAGGTGAAGCAAAGGTTTTTACAACTTTGGGTAATGGGAAAATATATTTGCTTCGAATTGAAAATCCCCTAAGTGTTTATGGGGATCTAGAAACGCTTATGCAACATGAGTATAGTGCCAACGTTGAAGCACTCAATAAGTGTATATGTATTGGTATACCCATGGCATATATTAGAAGTGCATATTTAGATTATGCACCTTTTTTGAAGTTTTTATGTATGTCTTTAGCCAATCGGTTAGATAAGATCAGTCAAATGAGCACATCGAATGTCTTGTTGCCACTAAAAAATAAACTGGCCAGCTATCTTTTGGCACACAAAGAGGTGGAAACCAATAATATTAATGTAAAATCAAGTTTTGTTGATATAGCAGAACAGTTAGGTACCACGTATAGGCATTTGAATCGGACCATAAATGAAATGTGTTTAGAAGGCTTGATTGATAAGCGTGGTAAGATTATGGAAATAACGAGAATAGAAGATTTAAGAGCATTAGCGGGACACACATATAGATATTGA
- a CDS encoding patatin-like phospholipase family protein — protein MERKVGLVLEGGGFRGVFTEGILECLLEEEIYLPYVIGVSMGAINGGNYISRQKKRNYDIMMTYLNDHRYVSMKNMITKGSLFGMDFLFKDVAYELNPFDFNTFRQSNQELVIGAMSCHSGLTDYFYKSEMDDPSLLMALRASSSLPFLSQKVSIKGVQYLDGGVSDSIPVRQALADGCEKVIVILTRHQGYERKPFTYEKIGNLMYRAHPAVVQAMKRRHVYYKETTEYLEKLEEEGVALVIRPPKPILLERAEKDREKIRATYLMGYNYGKEVMDQIKSFTGNLVQT, from the coding sequence ATGGAGAGAAAAGTGGGACTGGTTCTTGAAGGCGGTGGCTTTCGAGGCGTATTTACAGAAGGTATATTAGAATGTTTACTTGAAGAAGAGATTTATTTGCCTTATGTTATTGGGGTATCTATGGGCGCCATAAACGGTGGTAATTATATATCCAGACAGAAAAAACGTAACTATGACATTATGATGACCTATTTAAATGACCATCGTTATGTGAGCATGAAAAATATGATAACAAAAGGCAGTCTTTTTGGCATGGATTTCTTATTTAAAGACGTGGCCTATGAATTGAACCCTTTTGACTTTAACACCTTCCGCCAATCGAATCAAGAGCTGGTTATTGGTGCAATGAGCTGTCATAGCGGCCTAACGGACTATTTTTACAAGAGTGAGATGGACGATCCATCTCTACTCATGGCACTTAGAGCCTCATCAAGCTTACCTTTTTTATCACAAAAAGTAAGTATTAAAGGGGTGCAGTATCTTGATGGTGGTGTGTCAGACTCGATACCGGTGCGTCAAGCACTTGCAGACGGGTGTGAAAAAGTTATTGTAATATTGACCAGACATCAAGGCTATGAACGGAAGCCATTCACCTATGAAAAAATCGGAAACTTGATGTACCGAGCCCATCCGGCAGTAGTACAAGCTATGAAACGACGTCATGTCTATTACAAGGAAACGACAGAGTATCTTGAGAAGTTGGAAGAAGAAGGGGTGGCACTGGTAATACGTCCACCTAAACCAATCTTACTAGAAAGAGCCGAAAAAGATCGGGAAAAAATCAGAGCAACCTACTTGATGGGTTACAATTATGGTAAAGAAGTGATGGATCAGATAAAAAGCTTCACCGGAAATCTGGTACAAACATAA
- a CDS encoding NAD(P)-dependent malic enzyme: MDIYQKSLEMHEKNKGKLAVISKVKVTTSDELSMAYSPGVAEPCRAIEKNPEAIYRYTNKGNFVAVITDGSAVLGLGNIGPEAALPVMEGKAILFKNFGDVDAFPICLDTQDTEEIIRTCKLLAPGLGGINLEDISAPRCVEIERRLIEELDIPVFHDDQHGTAIITIAALINACKLTKRDSKSLKVVISGAGAAGSSIAKMIMQYGVADILCVDRIGIISSKRTDLDFVKKEILSFTNKEDIEGDLALALEDADVFVGVSAAGIVTKEMVASMKDNPFIFAMANPTPEIMPELAIEAGARIIGTGRSDYPNQINNVLAFPGIFRGALDAGAKKINDEMKLAAAYAIAEVLDETELTNTYIVPSPFDTRVVEAVAKAVMKAAKDSGITRG, from the coding sequence ATGGACATATATCAAAAATCCCTTGAAATGCATGAAAAAAACAAGGGTAAGCTAGCGGTTATATCAAAAGTAAAAGTGACCACATCTGATGAGTTAAGCATGGCCTATTCTCCCGGTGTTGCAGAGCCTTGCCGTGCTATTGAGAAGAATCCGGAAGCTATTTATCGATACACAAATAAAGGGAATTTTGTTGCGGTTATAACAGATGGGTCAGCAGTTTTAGGTCTCGGTAATATTGGACCAGAGGCAGCTTTGCCGGTCATGGAAGGAAAAGCAATCCTATTTAAGAATTTTGGAGATGTAGATGCATTTCCTATCTGTCTTGATACCCAGGATACAGAAGAAATCATTAGAACATGCAAATTGTTGGCACCTGGTTTAGGTGGTATTAATCTTGAGGATATATCAGCGCCAAGATGCGTTGAAATAGAAAGACGTTTAATTGAAGAGCTGGATATTCCTGTATTTCATGATGATCAACATGGAACGGCCATTATTACGATTGCGGCTTTAATTAATGCGTGTAAATTGACGAAAAGAGACTCTAAATCACTGAAAGTGGTTATAAGCGGAGCAGGAGCGGCAGGCAGTTCTATAGCAAAAATGATTATGCAGTATGGTGTAGCGGACATACTATGTGTGGACCGAATCGGTATTATTAGCTCAAAAAGAACTGATCTTGATTTTGTTAAAAAGGAGATTCTAAGTTTTACCAACAAAGAGGATATTGAGGGTGATTTGGCTTTAGCTCTTGAAGACGCTGATGTTTTTGTAGGTGTATCCGCAGCAGGAATTGTTACAAAAGAAATGGTAGCCTCCATGAAGGATAACCCATTTATCTTTGCAATGGCGAATCCGACACCGGAGATTATGCCGGAACTGGCTATTGAAGCCGGTGCCAGAATTATTGGAACCGGTCGTAGTGATTATCCAAATCAGATCAATAATGTATTAGCTTTCCCGGGTATTTTTAGAGGTGCTCTAGATGCCGGGGCAAAGAAAATTAACGATGAAATGAAGTTAGCTGCAGCTTATGCTATTGCTGAGGTTCTAGATGAAACGGAGCTAACCAATACCTATATTGTACCATCCCCATTTGATACAAGAGTGGTAGAAGCGGTTGCAAAAGCCGTTATGAAAGCAGCTAAGGACTCAGGTATCACAAGAGGGTAG
- a CDS encoding ferritin-like domain-containing protein, with translation MGKKAIEITNLDVEKLIQMLNEALAEEWLAYYQYWIGARMMEGPMRSEVEPELLLHATEELAHAELVVNRILQLGGTPILNPADWTSFAKCAYEAPTDPYIETILQQNLAGERCAIQRYEEICDFTNGKDHSTYQMAVSILNDELEHEHDIEDFLMDIERMKEDIRKFRL, from the coding sequence ATGGGAAAGAAAGCTATTGAGATCACTAATCTTGATGTAGAAAAATTGATTCAAATGTTAAACGAGGCACTGGCTGAAGAATGGCTGGCTTATTATCAATATTGGATCGGTGCGCGTATGATGGAAGGACCTATGAGAAGTGAGGTTGAGCCTGAGTTGTTGTTACACGCAACAGAAGAGCTTGCTCATGCAGAACTTGTTGTTAATCGTATTTTACAACTCGGGGGCACACCTATCCTCAATCCTGCTGATTGGACATCTTTTGCAAAATGTGCTTATGAAGCACCAACAGATCCTTATATTGAGACTATTCTTCAACAAAATCTTGCTGGCGAACGTTGTGCTATCCAAAGATATGAGGAAATCTGTGACTTTACTAACGGCAAAGATCACTCTACTTATCAAATGGCAGTGTCAATTCTTAATGACGAACTTGAGCACGAGCATGATATTGAAGATTTCTTAATGGATATTGAGCGTATGAAAGAAGATATAAGAAAATTCAGACTATAA
- a CDS encoding sodium-translocating pyrophosphatase, with translation MIALVFFAVFLALTLAAYNFKAVKKLDPGTDLMKEIAAAIQEGADAFIRHEYSIIAKIALLAAIILSVVVDWYVGVTFLMGASMSALAGFIGMRIATISNVRVSNTARTTKSLGATLKVAFQGGSVMGLSVGGFALLGLGLVYIIFGKVLGQTDQINLVIKENWIGVHFIPYTMTVSGYALGCSIIAMFDRVGGGIYTKAADMGADLVGKTEAGIPEDDPRNPATIADNVGDNVGDVAGLGADLLESFVGALISAIVLVSYMYYTTSGINGSMDFKLVENLLLYPLLFAAIGLISCVIGILSLIFRKVSDNPHRELNYALWISAGLTVVATGIFTNLYFKGMDVSSLGFKMGILSPWIAAVFGIGSGILIGFLAEYYTSYDFKPTLTIAQKSMQGTALTITQGLASGMKSTLFPVIVLALATLASNYFAGLYGVAMAAIGMLSFVAATVSVDTYGPIADNAGGICEMSELAPEVRKITDKLDSVGNTTAAIGKGFAIGSASLAALSLLASYLYSQTTMGDTMGFVLNINMINTLTLAGALVGAALPFYFSGLLIESVAKAAGAMVDEVRRQFREMPGILTGETKPDYKRCIEISSAGALKEMTLPAMISVLVPIGSGFIFGEEFVGGMLIGTLLSAIMLALFTANSGGAWDNAKKLVESGEFEGQGKGSELHASTVIGDTVGDPLKDTVGPSLDILIKIMAMISLIMVSVFSKYNLLELFK, from the coding sequence ATGATTGCGTTGGTTTTTTTTGCGGTATTTTTGGCACTGACACTTGCAGCATATAATTTTAAGGCGGTAAAAAAGTTAGATCCTGGTACAGACCTTATGAAAGAAATTGCAGCAGCTATACAAGAAGGGGCGGATGCTTTCATTCGTCACGAATATAGCATTATAGCAAAAATCGCTTTGCTTGCTGCAATCATTCTAAGTGTGGTGGTAGATTGGTATGTAGGTGTAACATTTCTTATGGGTGCATCTATGAGTGCACTTGCCGGTTTTATTGGTATGAGGATTGCAACGATCTCTAATGTACGTGTATCCAATACAGCAAGAACAACCAAAAGCCTTGGTGCAACTCTTAAGGTAGCTTTTCAGGGTGGTTCGGTTATGGGACTCAGTGTTGGAGGCTTTGCTCTACTGGGACTGGGCCTCGTTTATATAATATTTGGTAAAGTACTGGGACAGACGGATCAAATCAATCTGGTTATTAAAGAGAATTGGATAGGTGTCCATTTCATTCCTTATACTATGACGGTTTCCGGTTATGCCCTTGGTTGTTCTATTATCGCCATGTTTGACCGTGTTGGCGGTGGCATATATACAAAAGCAGCTGATATGGGTGCAGACTTAGTTGGTAAAACCGAAGCAGGCATACCGGAAGATGACCCTAGAAACCCGGCTACTATTGCAGACAATGTTGGCGATAATGTAGGTGATGTGGCGGGACTGGGTGCTGATTTACTTGAAAGCTTTGTAGGTGCTTTGATCTCGGCCATTGTGCTTGTTTCATACATGTATTATACAACCAGTGGCATCAATGGTTCTATGGATTTTAAGTTGGTTGAGAATCTATTATTATACCCATTGCTTTTTGCAGCAATAGGACTCATCAGTTGTGTCATCGGTATCTTATCCTTGATTTTTAGAAAAGTATCGGATAATCCCCATAGAGAGTTAAATTATGCTCTATGGATATCTGCAGGTCTAACGGTAGTCGCTACAGGTATTTTTACCAATCTATATTTTAAAGGTATGGATGTATCAAGTCTTGGCTTTAAGATGGGTATTCTGTCACCTTGGATAGCTGCTGTTTTTGGTATCGGAAGTGGTATTTTGATTGGATTCTTAGCGGAATATTATACCAGTTATGATTTTAAACCAACCTTAACCATTGCTCAAAAGTCCATGCAGGGAACAGCTTTAACCATCACTCAAGGTTTGGCTTCAGGTATGAAGTCCACTTTATTTCCTGTTATTGTACTTGCGCTTGCGACCTTGGCATCCAATTATTTTGCAGGACTATATGGTGTGGCGATGGCAGCCATCGGTATGCTTTCTTTTGTAGCAGCAACTGTATCTGTAGATACTTATGGTCCTATAGCAGACAATGCCGGTGGTATCTGTGAAATGAGTGAATTAGCACCTGAGGTCCGTAAGATTACGGACAAGTTGGATTCAGTGGGAAATACAACAGCAGCCATTGGCAAAGGCTTTGCAATTGGGTCTGCATCTCTTGCTGCTTTATCCTTATTGGCATCATATCTCTATTCTCAAACCACTATGGGAGATACCATGGGATTTGTACTCAATATTAATATGATCAATACCCTAACTTTAGCTGGTGCTTTGGTCGGTGCTGCATTACCATTTTACTTCTCAGGATTACTTATTGAATCTGTTGCCAAAGCAGCAGGTGCCATGGTAGATGAAGTCAGGCGACAATTTAGGGAGATGCCGGGTATTTTAACAGGTGAGACCAAACCTGACTATAAGCGTTGTATTGAGATTTCTTCTGCAGGCGCCCTAAAAGAAATGACCTTACCGGCTATGATATCTGTATTGGTACCGATTGGTAGTGGTTTTATATTTGGTGAAGAATTTGTAGGTGGTATGCTTATTGGGACTTTATTATCAGCGATTATGCTGGCTCTTTTCACAGCCAACAGCGGTGGTGCATGGGATAATGCCAAGAAATTGGTTGAATCCGGAGAATTTGAAGGGCAAGGCAAGGGATCTGAACTTCATGCATCAACCGTAATCGGTGATACAGTAGGTGACCCTCTCAAAGATACAGTAGGACCATCACTGGATATTCTCATTAAGATCATGGCAATGATATCCTTAATCATGGTATCCGTATTTAGTAAATACAATTTATTGGAATTATTTAAATAG